The nucleotide window ATCTCAAAGGGTTTCCAGACAGTTGTTCCTGCGGAAATAAGAAAGAAGTTCAATGTGGGTCCAGGGGATATACTGGAATGGGTTTCTACAGAAGAAGGTGTAGAATTGAAGTTCCGGAAAAAGGTGACCATTGATGATATACTGGGCATG belongs to uncultured Methanobacterium sp. and includes:
- a CDS encoding AbrB/MazE/SpoVT family DNA-binding domain-containing protein; translated protein: MAETKISKGFQTVVPAEIRKKFNVGPGDILEWVSTEEGVELKFRKKVTIDDILGMVDGPETDAVELKKKAQRGEKI